One window of Bacillus alkalicellulosilyticus genomic DNA carries:
- the fusA gene encoding elongation factor G translates to MAREFSLKNTRNIGIMAHIDAGKTTTTERILFYTGRIHKIGETHEGASQMDWMAQEQERGITITSAATTAQWKGHRVNIIDTPGHVDFTVEVERSLRVLDGAVAVLDAQSGVEPQTETVWRQATTYGVPRVVFINKMDKTGADFLYSVGTLHDRLGANAHPIQLPIGAEDDFTGIIDLIDMVAYFYEDDLGTRTDAQEIPEEYKAKAQELHEKLVEAAAELDEELMMKYLEGEELTKEEIKGAIRKGTCNVEFYPVLCGSAFKNKGVQLMLDAVLDYLPSPLDVPAIKGTLPDSEEETTREASDEGPFSALAFKVMTDPYVGKLTFFRVYSGTINSGSYVVNSTKGKRERIGRILQMHANSREEISTVYAGDIAAGVGLKDTTTGDTLCDEKNQVILESMEFPEPVISLSVEPKTKSDQDKMGMALAKLAEEDPTFKTHTDEETGQTIIAGMGELHLDIIVDRMRREFKVEANVGAPQVSYRETIRQGAKVEGKFVRQSGGRGQYGHVWIEFEPNEEGAGFEFENKIVGGVVPREYIPAVQSGIEEALQNGMIAGFPVIDIKATIFDGSYHDVDSNEMAFKIAGSMALKNAKSHCKPVLLEPMMKVEVVVPEDYMGDVMGDITSRRGRVEGMEARGNAQTIKAMVPLAEMFGYATSLRSRTQGRGTYSMFFDHYEEVPKSISEEIVKKQTGQ, encoded by the coding sequence ATGGCAAGAGAATTCTCCTTAAAGAATACACGTAATATCGGTATCATGGCTCACATCGATGCTGGTAAAACAACAACAACTGAGCGTATTCTTTTCTACACTGGACGTATCCATAAAATCGGTGAAACTCATGAAGGTGCATCTCAGATGGACTGGATGGCCCAAGAGCAAGAGCGCGGAATTACGATTACTTCTGCTGCAACAACTGCTCAATGGAAAGGTCACCGAGTAAATATTATTGATACACCAGGACACGTAGACTTCACAGTTGAAGTAGAACGTTCATTACGTGTATTAGACGGAGCAGTAGCAGTATTAGATGCCCAATCTGGAGTTGAGCCTCAAACTGAAACGGTTTGGCGCCAAGCAACAACTTATGGGGTACCTCGTGTTGTATTCATTAACAAAATGGATAAAACAGGTGCAGACTTCTTATATTCTGTAGGAACACTTCATGACCGACTAGGAGCTAATGCTCATCCGATTCAACTACCAATTGGTGCGGAAGATGATTTCACTGGAATTATCGACCTTATTGATATGGTTGCTTATTTCTATGAGGATGACTTAGGAACTCGTACGGATGCTCAAGAGATTCCAGAAGAGTATAAAGCAAAAGCTCAAGAACTTCATGAAAAACTAGTTGAAGCAGCTGCTGAACTAGATGAAGAACTAATGATGAAGTATCTTGAAGGTGAAGAATTAACAAAAGAAGAAATCAAAGGTGCTATTCGTAAAGGAACTTGTAACGTAGAATTCTACCCAGTTCTTTGTGGATCTGCATTTAAGAACAAAGGTGTTCAGTTAATGCTTGATGCCGTTCTTGATTATCTTCCTTCGCCATTAGATGTACCTGCAATTAAAGGTACATTACCAGATTCAGAAGAAGAAACAACTCGTGAAGCTAGCGATGAAGGTCCGTTCTCAGCTTTAGCATTTAAAGTTATGACAGACCCTTACGTTGGTAAGCTAACATTCTTCCGTGTGTATTCTGGAACAATCAATTCAGGTTCATATGTTGTTAACTCAACTAAAGGTAAACGTGAGCGTATTGGTCGTATTCTTCAAATGCATGCCAATAGCCGTGAAGAGATTTCTACAGTATATGCTGGAGACATCGCGGCTGGTGTTGGTTTAAAAGATACAACTACAGGGGACACTCTATGTGATGAAAAGAATCAAGTTATTCTTGAGTCTATGGAATTCCCAGAGCCAGTTATCTCATTATCTGTAGAACCTAAAACAAAGTCTGACCAAGACAAAATGGGTATGGCGTTAGCAAAGCTAGCGGAAGAAGACCCTACATTCAAAACACATACTGATGAAGAAACAGGACAAACGATTATCGCTGGTATGGGTGAACTTCACCTTGATATCATCGTTGACCGTATGAGACGTGAATTCAAAGTTGAAGCTAATGTAGGTGCGCCGCAAGTATCTTACCGTGAAACAATTCGCCAAGGAGCGAAAGTTGAAGGTAAATTCGTACGTCAATCCGGTGGACGCGGTCAGTATGGACATGTATGGATTGAGTTTGAACCAAACGAAGAAGGTGCTGGTTTTGAATTCGAGAACAAGATTGTCGGTGGGGTAGTTCCTCGTGAATACATTCCAGCTGTTCAATCAGGTATCGAAGAAGCTCTTCAAAACGGTATGATTGCTGGATTCCCAGTAATTGATATTAAAGCAACTATCTTTGATGGTTCTTACCATGATGTTGACTCGAATGAGATGGCATTTAAAATTGCCGGTTCAATGGCACTAAAAAATGCAAAATCTCATTGTAAACCAGTTCTTCTTGAGCCAATGATGAAAGTTGAAGTTGTTGTTCCTGAAGATTACATGGGTGACGTAATGGGTGACATCACATCACGTCGTGGACGTGTAGAAGGAATGGAAGCACGTGGTAATGCTCAAACAATTAAAGCAATGGTACCATTAGCTGAAATGTTTGGTTATGCAACGTCACTTCGTTCTCGCACACAAGGGCGTGGAACATACTCAATGTTCTTTGACCACTATGAAGAAGTACCTAAGAGTATTTCTGAAGAAATCGTTAAGAAACAAACTGGACAATAA